TATTTTTAGACTAATATCGACAAGGGCCTTGGCACCGTTCGGATAGATCTTCGATACATTCGTTATTTGGATCATTTTTTTCCCAGGCCTCCTTGAGTTCTCCGTTAGCTCCCATTTTATCCAAACCTATAAGTTAATTCGACACGAGGTATGGATCTCCTGTTATTAATGACGGAAGAAGGGCTAAAAACTTATGACAAAAAAGAAGTTGGAAGTAAAAAAGGAAACCCGACTCAGAAGCATCGGGCTCATACTCTATGCTATAAGATCTCTTTCAGAGCTTCCTCCTGTGCTAAGAATTTTCTCTCCGCTTCATCCTCATCAATGAACCAGAGGCAGCCTTCATGGAGTTCCTCCCGATTAAAGGTGTGAATCAGCCCCTTTTTTACAGTCTCGCCCCATGCCACAAAAAACTGTGCCGGAGAATTCACAGGATTGACTCCTGTACCAAAATAAAGAGGAATCCCATTTATTTCAGATTGTCGAAGAATATTGGCCCTAGTCGTACCGCACGGATTGCTCAAAGCTTATCCCTCCTTAAAAACCATACAAGAAATACTATAAACGGCTGCCTACTCCTGGCAGCCGTCCAAAGCTCACTATCTTTGCCTCACTATCCTTGCTCCTGTCTTGGGAGTCTATTTTCTGGCAATAACCGCTTTTACTGCCGCCATGACTTCTTTTTTGGTTAAGCCGTATTTCTCCAGCAATTCCAAGGGGCGGCCTGATTCTCCAAAGGTATCCTTAATCCCGACCCGGACCAAGGGAGTAGGCGCATGTTCACTTAAGGCTTCAGCTACTGCGCTTCCCAGGCCGCCAATAATAGTATGCTCTTCGGCAGTCACCGCCGCACCGGTCTTTTGAGCGCAGGCGACGATGGTCTTCACATCCAGAGGCTTTACAGAGGCTACATTAACCACCGCAACCTGGATATTTTCCTGTTCAAGGTCTTGGGCAGCTTCCAAAGCAGCAGCCACCATGACTCCGTTAGCAAAAACAACACAATCCGAGCCTTCCCGAAGAACATTGGCTTTACCGATCTCGAACTGATACTGATCGTCAAAAAGCAAAGGAACATCAAGCCGGCCCATCCGAATATAGACAGGGCCTTCATATGCTGCGGCAGCCCGGATGGCTTGCTGGGTTTCCACCCCATCGGCAGGAACCAATACGGTCATATTAGGTACAGCCCTCATAATGGCCACATCCTCCACCGCCTGGTGAGATCCTCCGTCCTCACCAACGGTAACACCAGCATGAGTGGCGGCAATCTTAACATTTAGTTTAGGATAAGCGATGGAATTGCGAATCTGCTCAAAAGCCCGTCCTGTGGCAAAAATAGCAAAAGTACTGGCAAAGGGGATCTTACCCGCCGCTGCCAAACCTGCCGCTGTGCCCATAAGGTTGGCTTCCGCAATTCCCATATTAAAAAACCGTTCCGGGTAGTGTTTGGCAAAATCCGCGGTCTTCGTGGATTTAGACAGATCTGCATCCAGAACAACGATATCCTTTTTTTCTGCCCCTAAGGCCACTAAGGTTTTACCATAGGCATCCCGTGTTGCTTGTTTAGCCAAGGCGTGCCGCCTCCTCTCTCAATTCCTTTAAGGCTTGCTCTGCTTGTTCAGCATTGGGGGCATTTCCATGCCAGCCTACCTGGTTTTCCATAAAGGACACCCCTTTACCCTTGACCGTCCGGGCAATAAGTATCGTCGGTTTTCCCTTAATAGTTTTGGCTTCGGCAAAAGCAGCCAGCAGCTCTTCCATATTATGTCCATCCACCTCGATGACATGCCAGCCAAAGGCCCGCCATTTGTCGTCCAGGGGATCAGAGGCCATCACATTATCAGTGGTTCCGTCAATTTGCAGACCATTGTAGTCGAGAACGGCGGTGACATTATCCAGCTTATAGTGTGCTGCAGCCATAGCCGCC
This genomic stretch from Desulfitobacterium chlororespirans DSM 11544 harbors:
- a CDS encoding transketolase family protein codes for the protein MAKQATRDAYGKTLVALGAEKKDIVVLDADLSKSTKTADFAKHYPERFFNMGIAEANLMGTAAGLAAAGKIPFASTFAIFATGRAFEQIRNSIAYPKLNVKIAATHAGVTVGEDGGSHQAVEDVAIMRAVPNMTVLVPADGVETQQAIRAAAAYEGPVYIRMGRLDVPLLFDDQYQFEIGKANVLREGSDCVVFANGVMVAAALEAAQDLEQENIQVAVVNVASVKPLDVKTIVACAQKTGAAVTAEEHTIIGGLGSAVAEALSEHAPTPLVRVGIKDTFGESGRPLELLEKYGLTKKEVMAAVKAVIARK